The genomic DNA CCGGAAGCAATGGCGCGGCGGGGCGCGGGAGCTCCGGGTGCGGCGCGGGTGACGGCGAGGGCTCGCCTCCGCGAACGCGCTCGGGCAGGTGGTGCGCCTCGAGCACGTTGCCCATCACGGCGGCGGCGGCGTAGTCCATGAGGTTGCGCAGCTCGCGCACGTTGCCGGGCCAGGTGTAGCGGGCCAGGGTGGCCAGCGTGTCCGGCGCCATCACGAGCGGCTCACGCCCCAGGGCCTCGCACGCCCGGTCCAGGAAGGTGCGCGCGAGCAGGGGCACTTCCCGGGGCCGCTCGCGCAAGGGGGGCAGGAGGACGGTGGCGGCGCCGAGCCGGAAGTACAGGTCCTGGCGGAAGCGGCCCGCGGCGACCTCGGCCTCCAGGTCCCGGTGCGTGGCGGCCACGAGCCGCACGTCGATGGGCCGCTCGCGCACCTCGCCCACGCGGGTGATGCGGCGCGACTCGAGCGCGCGCAGGAAGCGCGCCTGCACGGCCAGGGGCAGCTCGCCCACCTCGTCGAGGAAGACGGTGCCGCCCTGGGCGCTCTCGAAGATGCCGGCCTTGGCGGAAGCGGCGCCCGTGAAGGCGCCCTTGTCGTGGCCGAACAACTCGCTCTCCACCAGCCCCTCGGGGAGGGCCGCGCAGTTGACGGTGACGAAGGGGCCCGAGGCGCGGCGGGACCAATGGTGCACGGCGAAGGCGGTGTTCTCCTTGCCCACGCCCGTCTCCCCGGAGACGAGCACCGGCAGCTCGCTCGGGGCCAGCCGCCGCACCAGGGCATAGAGTTGCACCATGGCGGGATCCGCGACGAGCACGGTGCGCTCGCCGAGCGTCAGGCGGGTGGCGCTGCTGGCGGCGGAGGCGGGTTGGCCGGGCAGGGCGTCCTGGGCGGCGCCCCGCGCGGCGGCCACCAGCGTGTCGGCGTCGCACCCATCCGAGGGACACACGGCCCAGCCCAACCGCGCTCCAGGGCAGGCGGCGGCCAGGGCCTCCACGTGTTCGCCGAGGGATTCCTCACCAGGCTCTCCGGAGACCTCGGGCAGCAGCATCACGAGGTGGTTGGCGTCCAGCCAGCCCGCCGCCTCGGCCGAGCCCAGCTCCGCCGCGCACGCCGCTTCCACGTCGTCCCGGCGCGCGCCCTGGGAGGGCAATACCAGCGAGAGCACCGTCAGGGGCCGGCCGTAGCGCAGGGCCCGCTGCACCTCGAGCCCCAGCCGCTCCAGGAGGGATTCGGCCTCCAGCAACCGCCGGGCGGGAGGCAGGCGGGCGGCGGTGCGCAGCACCAGGGCCACGGTGCCCAGGGTCACCACATCTCCGGACACCAGGGGGCGGGCGCCCTCCACGCGCTGTCCATTGACGAGCGTGCCGTTGTGGCTGCCCAGGTCGACGATGCGCACCTCGCCGCCGTTGAGCACCAACCGGGCATGGCGGCGCGACACGCTGTCATCGCGCAG from Melittangium boletus DSM 14713 includes the following:
- a CDS encoding sigma 54-interacting transcriptional regulator, whose amino-acid sequence is MSDLPPSARATRPLAPGASSSGAAPAYLLVLEGESSARFALPGSGVVLIGRDAEADLRLRDDSVSRRHARLVLNGGEVRIVDLGSHNGTLVNGQRVEGARPLVSGDVVTLGTVALVLRTAARLPPARRLLEAESLLERLGLEVQRALRYGRPLTVLSLVLPSQGARRDDVEAACAAELGSAEAAGWLDANHLVMLLPEVSGEPGEESLGEHVEALAAACPGARLGWAVCPSDGCDADTLVAAARGAAQDALPGQPASAASSATRLTLGERTVLVADPAMVQLYALVRRLAPSELPVLVSGETGVGKENTAFAVHHWSRRASGPFVTVNCAALPEGLVESELFGHDKGAFTGAASAKAGIFESAQGGTVFLDEVGELPLAVQARFLRALESRRITRVGEVRERPIDVRLVAATHRDLEAEVAAGRFRQDLYFRLGAATVLLPPLRERPREVPLLARTFLDRACEALGREPLVMAPDTLATLARYTWPGNVRELRNLMDYAAAAVMGNVLEAHHLPERVRGGEPSPSPAPHPELPRPAAPLLPGTPTFQPLAEEIRELERRRMREALEAAEGVQTRAAALIGMPIRTFTFKMRQLGLQTRAPRRGSSTP